A single region of the Brachypodium distachyon strain Bd21 chromosome 3, Brachypodium_distachyon_v3.0, whole genome shotgun sequence genome encodes:
- the LOC100838396 gene encoding protein SMAX1-LIKE 5 yields the protein MRAGGYTVHQSLTAEAAAVVKMSLALARRRGHAQVTPLHVAFTLLTGSSSPSSAHHHQQPALSSSYAHGLLRRACVKSHSLQCRALELCFNVALNRLPTTDAGCSPPSSSLSASIIHQFNNPTLSNALVAALKRAQANQRRGCIELQSQLPPPPPTEQQQPLVAIKVELDQLVVSILDDPSVSRVMREAGFSSAAVKSNIEEESASMLAHHHHHHQSASVALIRPHFFNEPHILDFPTNGGFGTPFSNQAPDGVVGSSCKEEDVRAILEAMMRKQGGRRRANPVVVGDTASVAEASVGQLMRRLDRGDVLPDELRGARVLRLHHQPRFMTRADLDASVADLRRRSADATAGVIIYVGDIRWAVDDAGLAEHMAAELARLQGELMAARRGRAWLVAAASYKTYMRCRGSPLEAAWELQPVVVPAGAGNGLALGPRAAPPIPAAPSGMKQGQINRVPEVPVWDHASGEEDDVPALCAECANSYEKEASAVRAKAQDITLALTYFPGWPRADEPQASDKDELLELKMKWSRSCCQMLHLRGHQRPSITTNASPSPWWCASLPNNQNKPRTEPKPSFAELSLSLHAPGAVHGTSNSSNQDVKTTLSLLLPDSSEDLNAKPTGQESRAVVCSGEVDSNRLSWYGVSELPFGYLKREAEGALVPSSGESKRRRHVRGGGLDLNLCADEEENTGDSEEDYPVPSNLTHECESYGEAGHHTSSDESHE from the exons ATGCGGGCGGGGGGGTACACGGTGCACCAGTCGCTCAccgcggaggcggccgcggtgGTGAAGATGTCGCTGGCGCTggcccggcggcgcggccacgCGCAGGTGACGCCGCTGCACGTGGCGTTCACCCTCCTGACCGGCTCCTCTTCGCCGTCGTCCgcgcaccaccaccagcagccgGCCTTGTCGTCCTCGTACGCGCACGGGCTCCTGAGGCGCGCCTGCGTCAAGTCCCACTCGCTGCAGTGCCGGGCGCTGGAGCTCTGCTTCAACGTCGCGCTCAACCGGCTCCCCACCACCGACGCGGGCTGCTCCCCTCCGTCCTCGTCCTTGTCGGCGTCCATCATCCACCAGTTCAACAACCCCACGCTGTCCAATGCGCTCGTGGCGGCGCTCAAGCGCGCGCAGGCCAACCAGCGGCGCGGATGCATCGAGCTGCAGAgccagctgccgccgccgcctcccacggagcagcagcagcctcttGTCGCCATCAAGGTGGAGCTGGACCAGCTCGTGGTCTCCATCCTCGACGACCCCAGCGTCAGCCGGGTCATGCGGGAGGCCGGCTTCTCCAGCGCCGCAGTCAAGAGCAACATCGAGGAGGAGAGCGCCTCCATGCTcgcacaccaccaccaccaccaccagtcCGCGTCCGTCGCCCTTATCCGGCCTCACTTCTTCAACGAGCCGCACATTCTCGACTTCCCCACCAATGGCGGCTTCGGGACGCCGTTCTCGAACCAGGCGCCTGACGGCGTCGTCGGTTCGTCGTGCAAGGAAGAGGACGTGAGGGCGATCTTGGAGGCGATGATGCGGAAGCAGGGGGGTAGAAGAAGAGCCAACCCCGTCGTGGTCGGCGACACGGCTTCCGTGGCCGAGGCGTCCGTGGGCCAACTGATGAGGCGCCTCGACAGGGGCGACGTCCTCCCGGACGAGCTGCGAGGCGCGCGCGTGCTCAGGCTCCACCACCAACCCCGGTTCATGACCCGCGCCGACTTGGACGCCAGCGTGGCCGATCTGCGCCGCCGGAGCGCCGACGCCACGGCCGGCGTGATCATCTACGTCGGCGACATTCGCTGGGCCGTCGACGACGCAGGGCTCGCGGAGCAcatggccgccgagctcgcGCGCCTGCAGGGCGAGCTCATGGCCgcccggcgcgggcgcgcctGGCTCGTCGCGGCCGCGAGCTACAAGACGTACATGCGCTGCCGGGGCTCGCCGCTGGAGGCCGCCTGGGAGCTACAGCCGGTTGTCgtgcccgccggcgccggcaatGGCCTCGCACTCGGCCCACGCGCCGCCCCTCCGATTCCTGCAGCCCCAAG CGGCATGAAACAAGGCCAGATCAACAGGGTTCCTGAGGTTCCTGTGTGGGACCATGCATCAGGAGAAGAGGATGATGTGCCGGCCTTGTGTGCCGAGTGCGCCAACAGCTACGAGAAGGAGGCCTCGGCAGTGAGGGCGAAGGCACAAGACATCACACTTGCACTGACCTATTTCCCCGGTTGGCCACGAGCAGATGAGCCCCAAGCATCAGACAAG GATGAGTTGCTGGAACTGAAGATGAAATGGAGCAGATCGTGCTGTCAGATGCTTCACTTGCGCGGCCACCAGCGGCCGAGTATCACAACAAACGCGTCTCCAAGCCCATGGTGGTGTGCCTCCTTGCCGAATAACCAGAACAAGCCAAGAACCGAGCCGAAGCCAAGCTTTGCCGAGCTAAGCTTAAGCTTGCACGCACCTGGCGCCGTCCATGGCAcgagcaacagcagcaaccaGGACGTCAAGACTACGCTGAGCCTCCTCCTTCCAGACTCCAGCGAGGACCTGAACGCGAAGCCGACGGGGCAGGAATCACGCGCTGTCGTTTGCTCCGGCGAGGTGGATAGCAACCGATTGTCATGGTACGGCGTCAGTGAGCTTCCATTTGGTTACCTCAAGAGGGAGGCGGAAGGGGCGCTGGTGCCATCTTCAGGCGAATCCAAGCGCCGGCGACATGTTAGGGGCGGCGGCCTCGACCTGAACCTCTGCGCTGACGAGGAGGAGAACACTGGTGATAGCGAAGAGGATTATCCTGTTCCGAGCAACTTGACGCACGAATGCGAAAGCTACGGCGAGGCGGGGCACCACACCAGCAGTGATGAGAGCCACGAGTAG